In one window of Gemmatimonadota bacterium DNA:
- a CDS encoding polysaccharide biosynthesis/export family protein — protein MALSPALPSGAQETAGGGPTIRPGDVIRLSIWRELDMSGDFIVDESGSVVFPRVGEYNVLADTPATLEARLLADYGRTLRDPNIQVIVLKRVRIFGSVNDPGLHLVDQTVTIADALAMAGGATALGDPDKIRILRDGQEIAIDISSDTRLSGSLIRSGDQIFVPERSWMSRNSNVVATALSASVALVIALFIR, from the coding sequence ATGGCTCTGAGTCCGGCGCTGCCCAGCGGCGCTCAAGAGACCGCGGGTGGTGGCCCGACGATTCGCCCCGGCGACGTAATCCGGTTGAGCATCTGGCGTGAGCTCGACATGTCGGGCGACTTCATCGTCGACGAATCGGGATCAGTAGTATTCCCGCGGGTGGGCGAGTACAACGTGCTGGCCGACACACCGGCCACGCTGGAGGCGCGTCTGCTCGCGGACTACGGGCGGACCCTCCGAGACCCCAACATCCAGGTGATCGTGCTCAAGAGGGTTCGCATCTTCGGCTCTGTCAACGATCCGGGACTTCATCTCGTCGACCAGACGGTCACGATCGCCGACGCTCTGGCCATGGCCGGAGGGGCGACCGCACTGGGCGATCCGGATAAGATCCGGATCCTCCGTGACGGCCAGGAGATCGCAATCGACATCAGCTCCGATACGCGACTGAGCGGCTCGCTCATCCGCTCCGGCGACCAGATCTTCGTACCCGAACGGAGTTGGATGAGCCGAAACTCGAACGTCGTGGCGACCGCGCTCAGCGCCTCCGTCGCCCTCGTCATCGCTCTGTTCATTCGGTAG
- a CDS encoding nucleotide sugar dehydrogenase yields MSQDIVTFGVIGLGYVGLPLSVEAGRSGLKVIGFDVNDAVVTGVNAGRSHIQDLTDADVAALLEQGLLEATTDMSRLAECDAISICVPTPLSKTRDPDVSYVIAASEAVAAALRPGQLIVLESTTYPGTTREVMQPTLERTGLVVGEDFHLCFSPERVDPGNETWTTKNTPKVIGGLTAACRDAGAAFYERFIDSVVRVSSVEAAELTKILENTFRAVNIGLVNEVALIADLLRVDVWEVIDAAATKPFGFMKFTPGPGLGGHCIPVDPHYLAWKMRTLNYKTRFIDLASEINAEMPIFVVGKVREVLNRKQRAVNGSKIVLLGVAYKRDVDDVRESPALDVLKLLEADGAEVVYHDPYVPEWKEDGVIRQSQALTEELLSGADVVVILTDHTGFDYAWILQNAKALVDTRHAVVAAGAVPGGGVGSWIVKG; encoded by the coding sequence ATGTCCCAGGACATCGTCACCTTCGGCGTCATCGGCCTCGGCTACGTTGGCCTCCCGCTCTCTGTCGAGGCCGGTCGGAGCGGGTTGAAAGTGATCGGGTTCGACGTCAACGACGCGGTCGTCACGGGCGTGAACGCGGGCCGGTCGCACATCCAGGACCTGACGGACGCTGACGTTGCAGCGTTGCTCGAACAGGGCCTGCTCGAGGCGACCACGGACATGAGCCGGCTCGCTGAGTGCGACGCGATCTCCATCTGCGTCCCGACCCCGTTGTCGAAGACGCGGGACCCCGACGTCTCCTACGTCATCGCCGCTTCGGAGGCGGTCGCGGCGGCGCTGCGACCGGGCCAGCTCATCGTGCTCGAGTCGACCACCTATCCCGGAACGACCCGGGAGGTCATGCAGCCCACGCTGGAGCGCACGGGACTCGTGGTGGGAGAGGACTTCCACCTCTGTTTTTCCCCGGAGCGCGTAGATCCCGGAAACGAGACGTGGACGACCAAGAACACACCCAAGGTCATCGGTGGGCTGACGGCGGCGTGCAGGGACGCCGGGGCCGCGTTCTACGAGCGGTTCATTGACAGCGTGGTACGTGTGTCGTCCGTGGAAGCGGCGGAGCTCACGAAGATTCTGGAAAACACCTTCCGGGCGGTGAACATCGGACTCGTGAACGAGGTTGCGCTCATCGCCGACCTGCTCAGGGTCGATGTGTGGGAGGTCATCGATGCTGCAGCCACCAAGCCGTTCGGATTCATGAAGTTCACCCCCGGTCCGGGTCTCGGCGGGCATTGCATTCCAGTCGATCCCCACTACCTGGCGTGGAAGATGCGGACGCTCAACTACAAGACCCGCTTCATCGATCTCGCGTCGGAGATCAATGCCGAAATGCCGATCTTCGTGGTCGGCAAGGTGCGCGAGGTGCTGAACAGGAAGCAGCGGGCCGTGAACGGCTCGAAGATCGTATTGCTCGGTGTCGCCTATAAGCGTGACGTCGATGACGTGCGTGAATCACCGGCGCTCGACGTGCTCAAGCTTCTCGAGGCCGACGGGGCCGAGGTCGTCTACCACGACCCGTATGTGCCGGAATGGAAGGAAGACGGAGTGATACGGCAGTCGCAGGCCCTCACGGAAGAGCTGCTGAGCGGCGCCGACGTGGTCGTGATTCTCACCGACCATACTGGTTTCGACTATGCGTGGATTCTGCAGAACGCCAAGGCGCTCGTCGACACGAGACACGCCGTGGTTGCGGCCGGGGCGGTCCCCGGGGGTGGTGTCGGCAGCTGGATCGTGAAGGGCTGA
- a CDS encoding NTP transferase domain-containing protein, translating to MKGVVLAGGLGTRLLPMTRVTNKHLLPVYDRPMIYYPLQQLAHAGIDDILVVTGGDSAGDFLRLLRNGHEFGLEHVRYAYQEGEGGIAEALGLAEHFVGDEPMVVILGDNLFQHPIRQAVESFAAEPEGAMILIKDVDDPERFGVARLEGDRVVEIIEKPTDPPTRYAVTGCYFYDGAVFDIINALERSQRGELEITDVNSAYIERGALRHHVVDGWWTDAGTVTSLYRAGTLVAAEHGNAVLRRMRPEDDSFDLGGA from the coding sequence ATGAAGGGCGTTGTTCTCGCCGGCGGTCTCGGCACCCGGTTGCTCCCGATGACGAGGGTGACGAACAAGCACCTGCTCCCGGTCTACGACCGACCGATGATCTACTACCCGCTGCAGCAGCTTGCGCACGCCGGTATCGACGACATCCTGGTCGTGACGGGGGGCGACAGCGCAGGCGACTTCCTGCGCCTGCTGCGTAACGGACACGAGTTCGGGCTCGAGCACGTGCGGTACGCGTACCAGGAGGGAGAAGGGGGGATTGCGGAGGCGCTCGGGCTCGCCGAGCACTTCGTGGGCGACGAACCGATGGTCGTGATCCTCGGAGACAACCTCTTCCAGCATCCCATCCGACAGGCGGTGGAGTCGTTCGCGGCAGAGCCGGAGGGCGCGATGATCCTCATCAAGGATGTCGACGATCCCGAGCGGTTCGGCGTCGCGCGCCTCGAGGGGGATCGTGTGGTCGAGATCATCGAGAAGCCGACGGATCCACCGACGCGGTATGCGGTCACTGGCTGCTACTTCTACGACGGCGCGGTCTTCGACATCATCAACGCGCTCGAGCGCTCCCAGCGAGGTGAGCTCGAGATCACCGACGTGAACAGCGCCTACATCGAGCGCGGCGCCTTGCGGCACCATGTGGTGGACGGGTGGTGGACCGATGCGGGTACCGTGACGTCGTTGTACCGGGCTGGCACGTTGGTCGCGGCCGAGCACGGGAACGCGGTCCTGCGACGGATGCGTCCGGAAGACGACAGCTTCGACCTCGGTGGCGCATGA
- the rfbB gene encoding dTDP-glucose 4,6-dehydratase, translated as MRYLVTGGAGFIGSNLVRYLLESDPEAHVTNLDALTYAGNLGSLADIEEDSRYTFVHGDICDADVVRPTMDGVDVVLNLAAESHVDRSILSDAPFVRTNVMGTQTLLAAALEVGVRRFVQVSTDEVYGELPWFDPEDVERLAHRFTEQTPVAPRSPYSATKAAADHLALAYHTTHGLDVVVTRCSNNYGPYQFPEKLIPLMITHALEDRPLPVYGDGLHVRDWIHVRDHCRGLLAAADRGEPGAVYNFGGNAERTNLSVVRAVLSVLGKPEDRIERVTDRPGHDRRYAIDASRAEAELGWTPDVVNFEEGLADTVEWYLAHEAWWRRVQSGEYWEYHQQQYGS; from the coding sequence ATGAGGTATCTCGTGACGGGTGGCGCCGGTTTCATTGGCTCCAACCTCGTGCGCTACCTGCTCGAGAGCGATCCAGAGGCCCACGTGACCAACCTGGACGCGCTCACCTACGCCGGTAATCTCGGGAGCCTGGCCGACATCGAAGAGGACAGTCGGTACACGTTCGTCCACGGTGACATTTGCGACGCCGACGTGGTACGCCCAACGATGGACGGGGTCGATGTCGTGCTCAATCTGGCGGCCGAATCCCACGTGGACCGCTCGATTCTGTCCGATGCGCCGTTCGTGCGCACGAACGTCATGGGGACCCAGACCCTGCTCGCAGCGGCGCTCGAGGTCGGTGTGCGGCGCTTCGTTCAGGTCTCGACCGACGAGGTGTACGGGGAGCTGCCCTGGTTCGATCCGGAGGACGTCGAGAGGCTGGCGCATCGATTCACCGAGCAGACTCCCGTCGCGCCCAGGTCACCCTATTCGGCAACCAAGGCTGCGGCCGACCATCTCGCGCTGGCCTACCACACCACACATGGCCTCGACGTGGTCGTCACCCGGTGCTCGAACAACTACGGCCCGTACCAATTCCCCGAGAAGCTGATCCCTTTGATGATCACACATGCTCTCGAGGACCGACCGCTGCCTGTCTACGGGGACGGTTTGCACGTGCGGGACTGGATCCACGTGAGGGATCACTGCCGCGGCCTGCTCGCGGCCGCGGACCGAGGCGAGCCAGGCGCGGTCTACAACTTCGGCGGCAATGCGGAACGAACGAACCTCAGCGTCGTCCGAGCGGTCTTGAGCGTGTTGGGAAAGCCTGAAGACCGAATCGAGCGCGTCACGGACCGGCCCGGCCACGACCGACGCTACGCGATCGACGCCTCACGCGCCGAGGCCGAACTGGGGTGGACTCCCGACGTCGTGAACTTCGAAGAAGGCCTCGCCGATACCGTCGAGTGGTACCTGGCGCACGAGGCGTGGTGGCGCCGGGTGCAAAGCGGAGAGTACTGGGAGTACCACCAGCAGCAGTACGGATCTTAG
- the rfbD gene encoding dTDP-4-dehydrorhamnose reductase: MKVLVTGASGLLGSELVSAYRVRDARVVACDSRALDVTDASGVSDRIGSEAPDLVLHCAAYTAVDEAESEPERALATNVDGTRNVAQGCAAAGAHLVYFSTDFVFDGCSETPYRTDDEPHPLSVYGRSKLAGEEAVAGAGVKWTTVRSSWLFGAAGANFVSTILERARSGASLRVVDDQRGSPTWARDLAETTAALVDIGATGLVHVTNGGTATWYELARAALEVAEVEADLQPVSSEEWKAAAARPRDSVLDVTETETLLGRSMVPWPEALRAFLMGSAS; encoded by the coding sequence ATGAAGGTACTCGTCACCGGCGCGAGCGGGCTACTGGGTAGCGAGTTGGTCTCGGCGTACCGAGTCCGCGACGCGCGCGTCGTCGCGTGCGACTCCCGAGCGCTGGACGTGACCGATGCGTCCGGCGTCAGCGATCGCATCGGCTCGGAGGCACCAGATCTGGTGCTGCACTGCGCCGCCTACACCGCGGTCGACGAGGCCGAGTCGGAGCCGGAGCGAGCCCTCGCCACCAACGTCGACGGCACGCGAAACGTCGCCCAGGGGTGTGCCGCGGCCGGGGCCCATCTCGTGTACTTCAGTACCGACTTCGTCTTCGACGGCTGCAGCGAGACTCCGTATCGGACGGACGATGAGCCACACCCCCTGTCCGTCTACGGGAGGTCGAAACTAGCTGGAGAAGAGGCCGTGGCGGGTGCCGGCGTAAAGTGGACGACGGTTCGCAGCAGTTGGCTCTTTGGGGCAGCCGGCGCCAATTTCGTCTCGACCATCCTGGAGCGCGCGCGGAGCGGGGCGTCACTTCGTGTCGTGGACGACCAGCGAGGAAGCCCGACGTGGGCGCGCGACCTTGCAGAGACTACGGCGGCACTCGTCGACATCGGGGCGACCGGCCTCGTACACGTGACGAACGGAGGCACGGCCACATGGTACGAATTGGCTAGGGCAGCGCTCGAAGTGGCGGAGGTGGAGGCCGATCTCCAGCCGGTCTCGAGCGAGGAGTGGAAGGCCGCGGCGGCCAGACCGCGCGATTCAGTGCTCGATGTCACAGAGACGGAAACTCTGCTCGGACGATCCATGGTCCCATGGCCCGAGGCGCTTCGAGCCTTCCTGATGGGTAGCGCGTCATGA
- the secA gene encoding preprotein translocase subunit SecA — translation MLKTAIKALLGSRHRREAKKLQPLIDEINEFAEEYASLADEQLRAKTDEFKQHVESATAELKVEIEELREQKRHSKDASDRELLSLQIGELEAELLETTEDTLAEILPEAFAVVKDACRRLLGQEIVVTGQKMTWDMVPYDVQLIGAIALHRGKVEEMATGEGKTLVATMPLYLNALAGRGAHLVTVNTYLAQRDAEWMGTVYEFLGLTVDVIDLHDPGSPERQAAYSADITYGTNNEFGFDYLRDNMVHQLEQRVQREYAYAIIDEVDSILIDEARTPLIISGPVGSDTSTPFKHYNSLVGSLYKKQLRVANEMVSEAEKHLADDEQFEAGEKLLAVKRGAPKHRRFMKLLADDPSLSTLVNKVEADYMREKRLHEIDEMLYFAMDEKGHNVHLSDRGLDELSPNDPEAFTVPDLSAEMGEVEKSETLSIEQKRERMQELEAEYAAKSQKIHVIHQLLKAYTLFHRDEKYIIGESGEVVIVDEFTGRQMAGRRWSDGLHQAVEAKEGVEIHGETQTLATITIQNYFRMYDKLAGMTGTAETEETEFHQIYKLDVLVIPTNQPVVRDDRNDLIFRTKREKYNAIMDEIERVHKLELPVLVGTTNVDVSETLSRMLKRRGVPHQVLNAKHHKSESEIVRDAGQPGAVTIATNMAGRGTDIKLGKGVTEARTLGWLKERGIELDDVWPSDPVRAEKLQVNDDDDVLEAGGLQIIGSERHDSRRIDRQLRGRSGRQGDPGASQFYLSLEDDLMRLFGSERIANVMDRWGAEEGEVITHGLVTKSIERAQRKVEINNFEARKRLLDYDDVMNQQREVIYDMRLFALEGGEDLKGEIWDMIEHAAEDVIDEFAPADGNEESWDLAGLRRRLLLDFFVMVAQLPEVNDPEHEIERHEIEAWVIEGLRDAFHRKLDSLGEHQEQMTNFIMLSVIDEKWKDHLYDLDHLKASIGFRGWGQKDPLVEYKKEAYDMFVDLMTDLRKTVGSFFFRAQFGPPQPRRRVPQRLAYSGPSEGAAGGGLGEQAAQAGQRQAVAVGGGRDELGMSARASGVATGVARAAGGPDPRQLSTNRGERPERKPVSVQKEPGRNDPCPCGSGKKYKKCHGR, via the coding sequence ATGCTCAAGACCGCAATCAAGGCGCTTCTCGGCTCTCGCCACAGGCGTGAAGCCAAGAAGCTCCAACCCCTCATCGACGAGATCAACGAGTTCGCCGAAGAGTATGCCTCGCTCGCCGACGAGCAGCTCCGCGCGAAAACGGACGAGTTCAAGCAGCACGTCGAGAGCGCGACCGCCGAACTGAAGGTCGAGATCGAAGAGCTGCGCGAGCAAAAACGCCACTCCAAGGACGCCTCCGACCGCGAGCTGCTGTCCCTTCAGATCGGCGAGCTCGAGGCGGAGCTGCTCGAGACCACCGAGGACACGCTGGCGGAGATACTGCCGGAGGCCTTCGCGGTCGTGAAGGACGCCTGCCGCCGCCTCCTCGGGCAGGAGATCGTCGTCACGGGCCAGAAGATGACGTGGGACATGGTTCCGTACGATGTGCAGCTCATCGGCGCCATCGCGTTGCACCGCGGCAAGGTCGAGGAGATGGCGACGGGTGAGGGAAAGACCCTGGTGGCCACGATGCCCTTGTACCTCAACGCTCTGGCCGGACGGGGCGCACACCTGGTCACCGTGAACACCTACCTGGCGCAGCGTGACGCCGAGTGGATGGGCACGGTCTATGAGTTCCTCGGGCTCACCGTCGACGTCATCGACCTGCACGACCCCGGTTCGCCCGAGCGCCAGGCGGCGTACAGCGCGGACATCACGTACGGCACGAACAACGAGTTCGGCTTCGACTACCTGCGCGACAACATGGTGCACCAGCTCGAGCAGCGGGTGCAGCGTGAGTATGCGTACGCGATCATCGATGAAGTGGACTCGATTCTGATCGACGAGGCCCGGACGCCGCTCATTATCTCAGGCCCAGTGGGAAGCGATACGTCGACTCCGTTCAAGCACTACAACTCGCTTGTCGGCAGCCTCTACAAGAAGCAGCTGCGCGTCGCGAACGAGATGGTGAGCGAGGCCGAGAAGCACCTGGCGGACGACGAGCAGTTCGAGGCGGGCGAAAAGCTGCTCGCTGTGAAGCGTGGTGCACCGAAGCACCGCAGGTTCATGAAGCTGTTGGCCGACGACCCGTCGCTGTCGACGCTCGTGAACAAGGTCGAGGCCGACTACATGCGGGAGAAGCGCCTGCATGAAATCGACGAGATGCTCTACTTCGCGATGGACGAGAAGGGGCACAACGTGCACCTGTCCGACCGCGGACTCGACGAGTTGTCACCGAATGATCCCGAGGCGTTCACGGTGCCCGATCTCTCCGCCGAGATGGGCGAGGTCGAGAAAAGCGAGACGCTCTCGATCGAACAGAAGCGGGAGAGGATGCAGGAGCTCGAGGCGGAGTATGCGGCCAAGAGCCAGAAGATCCACGTCATCCACCAGCTCCTGAAGGCGTACACGCTCTTCCACAGGGATGAGAAGTACATCATCGGCGAGAGCGGCGAGGTCGTCATCGTCGACGAGTTCACGGGTCGTCAGATGGCGGGGCGGCGGTGGAGCGACGGGCTTCATCAGGCGGTGGAAGCGAAGGAGGGAGTCGAGATCCATGGCGAGACGCAGACGCTCGCCACGATCACCATCCAGAACTACTTCCGCATGTACGACAAGCTCGCCGGCATGACGGGTACCGCGGAGACCGAGGAGACCGAGTTCCACCAGATCTACAAGCTGGACGTGCTCGTAATCCCCACCAACCAGCCCGTTGTCCGAGACGATCGCAACGACCTCATCTTCCGCACGAAGCGTGAGAAGTACAACGCGATCATGGACGAGATCGAACGGGTCCACAAGTTGGAGCTGCCGGTCCTCGTGGGCACGACGAACGTGGACGTTTCGGAGACGCTCTCGCGCATGCTCAAGAGGCGCGGAGTCCCGCACCAGGTGCTCAACGCGAAGCACCACAAGTCCGAGTCCGAGATCGTTCGGGATGCGGGCCAGCCCGGCGCGGTTACGATCGCGACCAACATGGCCGGGAGGGGCACCGACATCAAGCTCGGCAAGGGGGTTACGGAGGCACGGACACTCGGTTGGCTGAAGGAACGGGGGATCGAGCTGGACGATGTGTGGCCGAGCGACCCCGTGCGCGCCGAGAAGCTCCAGGTGAACGACGACGACGACGTGCTCGAGGCCGGCGGGCTGCAGATCATCGGATCGGAGCGCCACGACTCCCGGCGGATTGATCGCCAGCTACGCGGTCGCTCCGGTCGTCAGGGCGACCCTGGGGCGTCGCAGTTCTACCTGTCGCTCGAGGACGACCTCATGCGGCTGTTCGGCTCCGAGCGCATCGCCAACGTCATGGATCGCTGGGGAGCCGAGGAGGGCGAGGTGATTACGCACGGCCTCGTCACGAAGTCGATCGAGCGCGCGCAGAGAAAGGTCGAGATCAACAACTTCGAGGCACGCAAGCGCCTGCTGGACTATGACGACGTCATGAACCAGCAGCGCGAGGTCATCTACGACATGCGCCTGTTCGCCCTGGAGGGGGGAGAGGATCTCAAGGGCGAGATCTGGGATATGATCGAGCACGCGGCCGAGGACGTGATCGACGAGTTCGCGCCCGCCGACGGGAACGAGGAGAGCTGGGACCTCGCGGGACTCAGGCGCCGGCTCCTGCTCGACTTCTTCGTCATGGTGGCCCAGCTCCCGGAGGTGAACGACCCCGAGCACGAGATCGAGCGTCACGAGATCGAGGCGTGGGTGATCGAGGGTCTACGCGACGCGTTCCACAGGAAGCTGGACAGCCTCGGCGAGCACCAGGAGCAAATGACGAACTTCATCATGCTCTCGGTGATCGACGAGAAGTGGAAGGATCACCTCTACGACCTCGATCACCTGAAGGCGTCCATCGGGTTCCGTGGCTGGGGTCAGAAGGACCCCCTCGTCGAGTACAAGAAAGAGGCCTACGACATGTTCGTGGACCTCATGACCGATTTGAGAAAAACGGTCGGCAGCTTCTTCTTCCGAGCGCAGTTCGGCCCGCCGCAACCGCGCAGGCGGGTGCCGCAGCGGCTGGCGTACTCGGGTCCCTCGGAGGGCGCGGCGGGTGGTGGGCTGGGGGAGCAGGCGGCTCAGGCAGGCCAGCGGCAGGCGGTGGCGGTGGGCGGTGGGCGAGACGAGTTGGGGATGTCAGCCCGGGCGAGTGGCGTGGCGACCGGGGTGGCACGGGCGGCGGGAGGGCCAGATCCGCGACAGCTGTCGACCAACCGGGGTGAGCGGCCGGAGCGCAAGCCGGTGTCGGTGCAGAAGGAGCCGGGGCGGAATGATCCGTGTCCGTGCGGGAGCGGGAAGAAGTACAAGAAGTGTCACGGGCGCTGA
- the rfbC gene encoding dTDP-4-dehydrorhamnose 3,5-epimerase, which yields MTFHFTRLSLPEVVLILPTRHRDDRGFFSETFRASAFEQHVHQGPFVQDNLVRSAAGVLRGLHFQLEPKAQGKLIQVVSGEICDVAVDIRRSSPTFGRWVSTPLSAETGHLLWVPPGFAHGYAVTSDGADVVYKVTAEYEPTLDRGIRWDDPDIGIEWPNIGPIGPMEPIVSDKDRALPLLSEAETLFE from the coding sequence ATGACCTTCCACTTCACACGCCTCTCGTTGCCCGAGGTCGTACTGATTCTGCCGACGCGGCACCGCGACGATCGAGGCTTCTTCAGCGAGACGTTTCGCGCCTCCGCGTTCGAGCAGCATGTCCATCAGGGTCCGTTCGTTCAGGACAACCTGGTGCGGTCGGCGGCAGGCGTTCTGCGCGGACTTCACTTCCAGCTGGAGCCGAAGGCCCAGGGTAAGCTGATCCAGGTCGTCAGCGGCGAGATCTGTGACGTCGCCGTCGATATTCGGCGGTCGTCTCCGACGTTCGGGCGATGGGTCAGCACTCCGCTCTCCGCCGAGACCGGGCACCTGCTTTGGGTTCCGCCCGGTTTCGCCCACGGCTACGCAGTCACTAGCGACGGCGCCGACGTCGTGTACAAGGTCACTGCAGAGTACGAGCCGACGCTCGATCGCGGCATCCGCTGGGACGATCCAGACATCGGGATCGAGTGGCCGAACATCGGGCCCATCGGGCCAATGGAGCCCATCGTCTCGGACAAGGACCGGGCCCTGCCGCTGCTCTCTGAGGCGGAGACCCTCTTCGAGTAG
- a CDS encoding polysaccharide biosynthesis tyrosine autokinase — translation MGSTRGLGSGARQEDGINLREVWNLLMRNWLVIAFSFVACVGAAAGYTYYTVPVYQSVTSIQIEEERSDIPVLDILQTLSTGSEVETEMEVLRSRTLAEEVVDSLGLQVHVQAPRGVARTVLLGAIHVEPWAPEAVYVLDALPDGSFSITEEKTRTSVGTAAIRSPAAVPGVTFTLREAAAEYTQVVVAVSTFNMAVQNLREAIAVSRPNREAAIVTVRYESSDTQMVHLVPNTLASKYMAKGQRVRKREATSTVAFLEDQIDTLSIQLRQAEEELTEFRELNQVVSIQAEADAQVTQMASLQAQRSVIEAERDALRTLVSEIEQEAALADPSDPSPYTKLISFPTIFPNAAASELLRGLNAAVSERSLLLQRRLMEDPDVANLTNRVHEIELQLRNTVLTYLRGLENQVVGFDDMLERFGADLERIPETQVQLLRLRRETDVLEEVYTTLRNRLQEALILEAVDDARVRVVDVAILPPEPVKPRALLNLFFGLLAGSMLGVGIAFTRDYLDETVHTREDVQNSTGGAPILGMIPRIRQSGLNGRNAKAVKSPIGGTGELGARLVAGRDPRNPVSEAYRNLRTNLTFSNPDKPPKTIVFTSPLPQDGKSTSAANLAITLVQQGIKTLLVDADLRRGVLNGVFGVDREPGLTDVLGGTADIGDAIQEIDLLESGKMDFMPCGAYPPNPAEILGSERMKTLLQALDEQYDLVLIDSAPLTVVTDAAVLGTKVDGVVLVARANVTEKSALTYAVEQLNNVNARILGSILNDVDYRRDSRYYSSYGKYGYYHDYYYGDDGTKKRGKK, via the coding sequence ATGGGATCGACGCGAGGCCTTGGCAGCGGTGCCCGTCAAGAGGACGGGATCAACCTTCGCGAGGTCTGGAACCTTCTGATGCGGAATTGGCTGGTCATTGCGTTCTCCTTCGTTGCATGCGTCGGCGCCGCCGCAGGTTATACGTACTATACCGTCCCGGTGTACCAATCGGTGACCTCGATCCAGATCGAGGAGGAACGCTCGGACATCCCGGTACTCGACATCCTGCAGACGCTTTCGACGGGTAGCGAAGTCGAGACCGAGATGGAGGTCTTGCGGAGCCGGACGCTCGCCGAGGAGGTCGTCGACTCACTGGGTCTCCAGGTCCACGTACAGGCCCCTCGGGGCGTGGCGCGCACGGTGCTGCTGGGTGCCATCCACGTGGAGCCGTGGGCGCCGGAGGCCGTCTATGTTCTGGACGCGCTCCCGGACGGCAGCTTCTCGATCACCGAAGAGAAGACTCGAACCTCGGTCGGTACTGCAGCGATTCGTAGCCCCGCAGCCGTGCCCGGCGTGACCTTCACGTTGCGGGAGGCAGCAGCCGAATACACGCAGGTAGTCGTGGCTGTCTCAACCTTCAACATGGCAGTCCAGAATCTGCGCGAGGCGATCGCGGTTTCCCGCCCGAACCGCGAGGCCGCCATCGTCACGGTGCGGTACGAGTCGAGCGACACCCAGATGGTACACCTGGTTCCGAACACGCTTGCCTCGAAATACATGGCCAAGGGGCAACGGGTTCGAAAGCGCGAAGCGACGAGCACGGTCGCTTTCCTCGAGGACCAGATCGACACCCTCTCGATCCAGCTCCGGCAGGCCGAGGAGGAGCTCACCGAGTTCCGTGAGCTGAACCAAGTCGTGAGCATCCAGGCAGAAGCCGACGCACAGGTGACGCAGATGGCTTCGCTGCAGGCGCAGCGGAGCGTCATCGAGGCCGAACGGGACGCTCTACGTACCTTGGTCAGCGAAATCGAGCAGGAAGCTGCGCTGGCCGACCCATCGGACCCGTCCCCGTACACGAAGCTGATCTCCTTTCCGACGATCTTTCCCAACGCGGCGGCCTCCGAGCTACTGCGGGGTCTGAACGCGGCGGTCTCGGAGCGATCACTGCTTCTTCAGCGCCGGCTGATGGAGGATCCGGACGTCGCCAACCTGACCAACCGGGTCCACGAGATCGAGCTGCAGCTCCGCAACACGGTGCTCACCTACCTGCGGGGGCTCGAAAACCAAGTGGTCGGTTTCGACGACATGCTCGAGCGGTTTGGAGCGGACCTCGAACGCATCCCTGAGACCCAGGTTCAGCTGCTCCGGCTCAGGCGAGAGACGGACGTGCTCGAGGAGGTCTACACGACCCTCCGAAACCGCCTGCAAGAAGCCCTGATCCTGGAGGCCGTGGACGACGCGCGCGTGCGCGTCGTGGACGTGGCGATTCTCCCGCCTGAGCCAGTCAAGCCACGTGCCCTGCTCAACCTGTTTTTCGGCCTGCTCGCGGGTAGCATGCTCGGCGTCGGGATCGCCTTCACCCGCGACTACCTGGACGAGACCGTTCACACGCGTGAAGACGTTCAGAACTCGACGGGGGGCGCGCCGATCCTGGGCATGATCCCGCGTATCCGCCAGTCCGGACTGAACGGAAGGAACGCGAAGGCTGTGAAGTCGCCCATCGGTGGCACGGGCGAGCTGGGCGCCCGGCTCGTTGCCGGCCGCGACCCGCGCAACCCGGTCTCCGAGGCGTACCGCAACCTGAGGACCAACCTCACGTTCTCGAACCCGGACAAGCCACCCAAGACGATCGTCTTCACGAGCCCCCTACCCCAGGATGGCAAGTCCACGAGCGCAGCCAACCTCGCGATCACGCTCGTGCAACAGGGCATCAAGACGTTGCTCGTCGACGCCGACCTACGCCGGGGCGTGTTGAACGGCGTCTTCGGAGTAGATCGCGAACCGGGCCTCACCGATGTGCTCGGCGGAACCGCCGATATCGGCGACGCGATCCAGGAGATCGATCTGCTCGAAAGCGGAAAGATGGACTTCATGCCGTGTGGCGCCTATCCGCCCAACCCGGCGGAGATCCTGGGCTCCGAGCGCATGAAGACGCTTCTGCAGGCCCTGGACGAGCAGTACGATCTCGTGCTGATCGACTCCGCTCCTCTCACGGTGGTGACCGACGCAGCCGTGCTGGGCACCAAGGTGGACGGCGTGGTGCTGGTCGCCCGGGCCAACGTAACCGAGAAGAGCGCCCTCACCTATGCGGTCGAGCAGCTCAATAATGTGAACGCGCGGATCCTGGGCTCCATCCTGAACGACGTGGACTACCGCAGGGACTCCCGCTACTACAGCAGCTACGGCAAGTACGGGTACTACCACGACTACTACTACGGGGACGACGGGACCAAGAAGCGGGGCAAGAAGTAG